Proteins from a single region of Ziziphus jujuba cultivar Dongzao chromosome 1, ASM3175591v1:
- the LOC107406938 gene encoding SNW/SKI-interacting protein A: protein MMDADMRGEYDHPKEKGMDFPKESTEEREGWLQWEKIQEERRRERERERRLEAKDAAMGKKSKITRDRDRDISEKVALGMACVGAGRGGEVMYDQRLFNKEKGMESGFAADDQYNVYDKGLFTAQPTLSTLYRPKKDIDTEMYGGADEKMEKILKIDRFKPDKGFTGTSEKNGPRDRPVEFEKDMEEADPFGLDMFLTQVKKGKKAIEKVGSGGTMAAVGGGSFRDDYEGGGSGRTRIGFERGR, encoded by the coding sequence ATGATGGATGCTGATATGAGAGGGGAATATGATCACCCAAAGGAAAAAGGGATGGATTTTCCAAAGGAGAGCACGGAAGAAAGGGAGGGATGGTTACAGTGGGAGAAAATCCAAGAGGAACGACGGCGAGAGAGGGAAAGGGAGAGAAGGTTGGAGGCTAAAGATGCAGCAATGGggaagaaaagtaaaatcaCAAGAGATAGAGATCGTGATATCAGTGAGAAGGTTGCTCTTGGTATGGCTTGTGTAGGAGCAGGAAGAGGGGGAGAGGTTATGTATGACCAGAGGCTGTTTAACAAGGAGAAAGGAATGGAATCTGGATTTGCAGCTGATGACCAATACAACGTGTATGATAAGGGCTTGTTCACTGCTCAGCCTACACTTTCAACCTTGTACAGGCCTAAGAAGGATATTGATACTGAAATGTATGGAGGCGCTGATGAGAAAATggagaagattttgaagattGATCGCTTCAAACCTGACAAGGGGTTCACCGGTACTTCCGAGAAGAATGGTCCAAGAGACAGACCGGTTGAGTTTGAGAAGGACATGGAAGAAGCTGATCCATTTGGGTTGGATATGTTCTTGACACAGGTCAAGAAGGGTAAGAAAGCCATTGAAAAAGTTGGTAGTGGAGGAACAATGGCAGCAGTTGGTGGTGGTTCTTTCCGAGATGACTATGAAGGAGGAGGTTCTGGGAGAACTCGCATTGGGTTTGAGAGGGGTCGTTAA